TCGCGTGGGCCGCCTCGAGTGCGCGCGCTGCCTCCGCGAGGGTCGCGCCCGTGGTGACCAGGTCATCCACGATGACACAGCGGTGCCCGCGCACGAGATCGTGCGCGACGAGGGCGCCGTGAAGGTTGCTCGCGCGGGCGTCGCGACCGAGCGTTGACTGATCGGCGACCGCCCGGGCGTGCCGCAGGGCGTCGACCGGCCTCGCGTTCGGCACCGCTCGTTCGAGCAACAGCTGGATGTGATCGTAGCCGCGGCGTGCCCGCGCAGCACGCCGAGAGGGCACCGGCACGAGCAGGATGGGTTCGGTGCGATCGCCGTCGCGCTGCGGGAGGAGCTCCCCCACTCGCCGTAGCGAAAAGCGCAGCAGCTCCGCGAGCTCCTTCGCGAGA
This DNA window, taken from Gulosibacter molinativorax, encodes the following:
- a CDS encoding ComF family protein, translating into MKSKLKPVLDALAMLFPVRCGGCGKNDTRLCRECLDALGCAVDPQGMWLPGAELDHERDAPLRDDERVAPLRVITAMPYEPVLQHVLDAFKERGRADLAKELAELLRFSLRRVGELLPQRDGDRTEPILLVPVPSRRAARARRGYDHIQLLLERAVPNARPVDALRHARAVADQSTLGRDARASNLHGALVAHDLVRGHRCVIVDDLVTTGATLAEAARALEAAHANVLGAVAIARVELKYHTH